The following proteins are encoded in a genomic region of Gopherus flavomarginatus isolate rGopFla2 chromosome 14, rGopFla2.mat.asm, whole genome shotgun sequence:
- the LOC127034396 gene encoding uncharacterized protein LOC127034396 codes for MKELKAAAPAKQDILRDYVAYYGTKWSEGKLLICNETTLKAKAKHFLESGACPAERFSRFSFYSIAENCLKMKKQEGGNVFKNLIQAFEFLELLCINLFLSPWRKEIKSLKTFTGNFVYCVQSVLPENVVNTILQKIGYIATTATEYSLVRKINEEETKETAFEIFLARIECETILEMISEEQHSDLGDILQKRAQKHWYHEENKDRESQSFQREDPENLENKENNEISSSLDAQQKSSTKSEKSFETARNSKIKDESHFKPATDMPQLASTQSTSRLQAHHRHVSESAHSHGKCSDSDDFLNKYSDIVIGQKPIFGENSLQKVFEEKLRGNQSEECVLVISTPLTANEAGPKPLSPGASGPQAFAIFTDDTPENRNALDKYRAQEVPEETIEAKISDAMNCIGTSINPADQPQELKPLSHGNTVVTECNLTKEDKVCEIALSFSKLKIQDASDEELMYPVEETAQTEFITNVNISDKDIRECNLSKMKYTYPARIQTTNKAPFSVGQSSSNLLGNATGAPECPTTGSDNKRLLTHMPGTHATSEGFRHIREPPNPTYIPPRSIYVPSPGPSATTVNCRKTHLQPEGGSPESSSSTDKGKFETYTSKVNETNQEDYVIISKDGE; via the exons ATGAAGGAGCTTAAAGCAGCAGCACCAGCTAAACAAGACATTTTAAGGGACTATGTTGCATACTATGGCACGAAGTGGTCGGAAGGAAAACTTCTGATCTGCAACGAGACAACGCTAAAAGCAAAAGCTAAACACTTCCTGGAGTCTGGTGCCTGCCCTGCTGAGAGATTTAGCAGGTTTAGCTTCTACAGCATTGCAGAGAATTGTTTAAAGATGAAAAAGCAAGAAGGAGGCAATGTTTTCAAAAACCTCATCCAAGCTTTCGAGTTCCTGGAGCTGCTCTGCATCAACCTGTTCCTCTCTCCTTGGAGAAAAGAAATAAAGTCGCTGAAG acgTTTACAGGTAATTTTGTCTACTGTGTTCAATCAGTGCTCCCAGAAAACGTAGTAAACACAATACTGCAGAAAATAGGTTACATTGCAACAACAGCAACAGAGTATTCACTTGTCAGAAAGATAAATGAGGAGGAAACAAAAGAGACTGCATTTGAAATATTTCTTGCAAGAATCGAGTGTGAAACCATCCTTGAAATGATAAGCGAAGAACAACACAGTGATTTGGGGGATATCTTACAGAAGAGAGCACAAAAGCACTGGTATCATGAAGAGAACAAGGACAGAGAGAGTCAATCCTTCCAGAGAGAGGACCCTGAAAATctggaaaacaaagaaaataatgaGATTTCTTCAAGCCTTGATGCTCAACAGAAGTCCTCAACAAAGAGTGAGAAATCCTTTGAAACTGCTAGAAATAGTAAGATCAAAGATGAATCccattttaaacctgctactgATATGCCTCAGTTAGCATCTACTCAATCCACTAGCAGGCTTCAAGCACACCACAGGCACGTCAGTGAGTCAGCACACTCTCATGGCAAATGCTCAGATAGCGACGACTTCTTGAACAAATATAGTGACATTGTCATAGGACAAAAGCCCATCTTTGGTGAGAATTCTCTTCAGAAAGTGTTTGAAGAGAAGCTAAGAGGCAATCAGAGTGAAGAATGTGTTTTGGTGATCTCAACACCGTTGACAGCAAACGAAGCTGGCCCCAAACCACTCTCACCAGGTGCAAGTGGCCCACAAGCCTTTGCAATATTTACTGATGATACTCCTGAAAACAGAAATGCCCTTGATAAATACAGAGCCCAAGAGGTCCCTGAAGAAACCATTGAAGCAAAAATCAGTGATGCCATGAATTGCATAGGCACCTCTATAAATCCTGCAGATCAACCCCAGGAGCTGAAGCCCCTGTCTCATGGCAATACAGTTGTTACAGAATGTAATTTAACCAAAGAAGACAAAGTTTGTGAAATAGCTTTATCTTTTAGCAAACTAAAAATCCAGGACGCCAGTGATGAAGAGCTTATGTATCCAGTAGAGGAAACTGCACAAACTGAGTTTATAACAAATGTAAATATAAGTGATAAAGACATCAGAGAATGCAATCTCTCCAAGATGAAATATACATATCCAGCTAGGATTCAGACAACAAATAAAGCACCTTTCAGTGTTGGTCAGTCTTCCTCAAACCTACTTGGTAATGCCACTGGGGCCCCCGAGTGTCCTACCACTGGCTCAGATAACAAGAGACTATTAACGCATATGCCTGGTACACATGCAACTTCAGAGGGTTTCAGACACATCAGAGAGCCACCTAATCCAACTTACATCCCTCCCAGAAGTATTTATGTTCCATCTCCAGGACCTAGCGCCACCACTGTGAATTGTAGGAAGACCCACTTACAGCCTGAAGGAGGCTCACCTGAGTCCTCTTCATCTACAGACAAAGGAAAGTTTGAGACTTACACTTCAAAAGTGAATGAAACTAACCAAGAGGACTATGTAATTATCAGCAAGGATGGTGAATAA
- the TK2 gene encoding thymidine kinase 2, mitochondrial isoform X3 codes for MYQDSSRWGITLQTYIQLTMLDQHTRPMISPLRMMERSIHSAKHIFVENLYRSGRMPEVDYIVLTEWFEWITKNADVSVDLIVYLQTSPETCYERLKNRCREEEKIIAMEYLEAIHQLYEEWLIKQTLFKVPSPVLVIQADNDMQKMIEKYEENRDRILTPYNIQHCL; via the exons ATGTATCAAGATTCATCACGGTGGGGGATAACGTTGCAGACATACATACAGCTTACCATGTTGGATCAGCATACCAGGCCAATG ATTTCCCCGCTAAGAATGATGGAGAGGTCAATTCACAGTGCAAAACACATTTTTGTAGAAAACTTATATCGAAG TGGGAGAATGCCAGAAGTGGATTACATAGTGCTAACTGAATGGTTTGAATGGATCACAAAGAACGCTGATGTTTCAGTTGATTTGATAG TTTATCTACAGACGTCTCCTGAAACTTGTTATGAGAGATTAAAGAATAGATGCAGAGAAGAGGAAAAGATAATTGCTATG GAATATTTAGAAGCTATCCATCAGCTCTATGAGGAGTGGCTTATTAAACAAACACTGTTTAAAGTTCCTTCTCCAGTGCTT GTGATTCAGGCTGACAATGACATGCAGAAAATGATAGAAAAGTATGAAGAAAATCGGGACCGAATATTAACCCCGTACAATATACAACACTGTCTGTAG